One stretch of Schlesneria sp. DSM 10557 DNA includes these proteins:
- a CDS encoding BatA domain-containing protein, with translation MFGLFPLIAFGFGSPLMLWGLAAGSIPILIHLLHRRRYQTVPWAAMRFLLAATKKQSRRLKLEQLLLLLVRTMIVVCLALALARPTAETLGQYFQSEGPKHRIIVIDATLSMGSATTGRTRFDRARELARQIVAGSRQGDAINLVRISESTPHVIIARPAYQSMAVIEEIEQLLLYDERVDASIVLKEVQDLLSLAPEIRRKEVYLITDLQASTWAPANSVEASRIRETLKTIGSRSQVVWLDVGDSNASNTAVTGLRIDNDFVLSGRPVRVSASLKNFSSIGASNQLVELMVDGQLTDTKRADLPAGQEVSVDFSPTFSDGEHRLNVRIAPDTLPVDDVRSLVIPVRSELQVLLINGKPSGEPMGNSTDFLKLALAPELPNRAFSSPMRPTVIRESELLGSDLSRYDCVFACNIAMFTEREAEVLRSYLESGGGVVFCLGDQVRPDNYNQILHAEKQPILPARLIERTGDPRKKDVAFTFDPGEFNHPILQPFAGNANAGLELTKTFVYVKAEVDADRGAEVALGFSSGDPAIVDAPYGRGRVVLVTTSVDREWSTWAVWGHSLIPLMHETVNYAVSGRWKDRDVLVGQPLQCHVGLRATDTPAVLHLPNGDTKQLQPSADGRNITSEPTATSGFHKIVLGPPANRTDWFAVNVDTQESDLTSLQSEDLRTELMPGIEFRYLTEWEEAAASNGEQVRVISTGTGFSRSLLFAAMALLLVEQLMAWNFVAGASLLLAFAMGSLTLNAYRWDSWIGAGLASVIAISLVALALKFRPVLRSG, from the coding sequence ATGTTCGGACTGTTTCCTCTAATTGCCTTCGGATTCGGCAGCCCCTTGATGTTGTGGGGACTGGCGGCCGGCAGCATTCCGATTCTCATCCACCTGCTGCATCGCAGGCGGTATCAGACGGTTCCCTGGGCGGCCATGCGATTTTTGCTCGCCGCCACCAAAAAGCAATCTCGTCGCCTCAAGCTGGAACAGCTACTGCTTCTGTTAGTCCGCACCATGATCGTGGTCTGCCTGGCATTGGCACTTGCGCGGCCAACGGCCGAAACGCTTGGGCAATACTTTCAGTCTGAGGGCCCCAAGCATCGGATTATTGTGATCGACGCGACACTCAGCATGGGCAGCGCGACCACCGGTCGAACCCGGTTTGATCGCGCCCGCGAGCTGGCCCGTCAGATTGTCGCCGGTTCTCGACAGGGGGACGCCATCAATCTTGTCCGCATTAGCGAGTCAACGCCGCACGTCATCATCGCCCGCCCGGCCTACCAGTCGATGGCGGTCATCGAAGAGATCGAACAACTGCTTCTATACGACGAGCGCGTCGATGCGTCGATCGTTTTGAAGGAAGTACAGGACCTGCTGTCGCTCGCACCCGAAATTCGCCGGAAAGAGGTCTACCTGATCACCGACCTGCAGGCGTCGACCTGGGCGCCGGCCAATTCTGTCGAAGCCTCGCGCATCCGGGAAACGCTCAAGACGATCGGTTCCCGCTCACAGGTCGTCTGGCTGGATGTGGGGGATTCCAACGCGAGCAACACCGCCGTCACCGGGCTCAGGATCGACAACGATTTCGTTCTCTCCGGTCGCCCGGTCCGCGTCTCGGCCAGTCTCAAAAACTTCAGTTCGATCGGGGCGTCGAATCAACTCGTCGAGCTCATGGTGGACGGCCAGTTGACCGACACCAAACGGGCCGACCTGCCAGCCGGCCAGGAAGTTTCCGTCGATTTTTCGCCGACGTTCAGCGACGGAGAACATCGGCTGAATGTCCGGATCGCCCCTGATACGCTTCCCGTCGACGATGTGAGATCACTCGTCATTCCCGTTCGAAGTGAACTGCAGGTGCTGCTCATCAACGGTAAGCCTTCCGGCGAACCAATGGGCAACTCCACTGACTTCCTGAAACTGGCTCTTGCCCCCGAACTCCCCAACCGGGCTTTCTCCAGCCCGATGCGTCCCACGGTAATTCGAGAAAGCGAACTGCTCGGATCCGACCTCAGCCGGTATGACTGCGTCTTCGCCTGTAACATCGCGATGTTCACCGAACGCGAAGCCGAAGTTTTGCGCAGTTACCTGGAGTCAGGTGGCGGTGTGGTCTTCTGCCTGGGTGATCAGGTCCGCCCCGACAACTACAATCAAATTCTGCATGCAGAGAAACAGCCGATCCTTCCCGCCCGGTTGATCGAGCGAACGGGTGATCCCCGCAAAAAAGACGTGGCATTCACGTTCGACCCGGGAGAATTCAACCATCCCATCCTGCAACCGTTTGCGGGAAATGCCAATGCCGGTCTGGAACTGACGAAAACGTTTGTGTACGTCAAAGCCGAAGTCGACGCGGACCGGGGGGCCGAAGTGGCCCTGGGATTCAGCTCGGGCGACCCCGCGATTGTCGATGCCCCTTACGGGCGAGGACGCGTGGTGCTGGTGACCACATCGGTCGACCGGGAATGGAGTACGTGGGCGGTCTGGGGCCACAGCCTGATTCCGCTGATGCACGAGACCGTGAACTACGCCGTCTCGGGACGGTGGAAAGACAGGGACGTCCTCGTCGGTCAGCCGTTGCAGTGTCACGTCGGGCTGCGCGCCACCGACACCCCCGCGGTCCTGCATCTTCCCAACGGCGATACGAAACAACTGCAACCCTCAGCGGATGGTCGCAATATCACGTCCGAGCCGACCGCAACCAGTGGGTTCCACAAAATTGTGCTGGGGCCTCCTGCAAATCGTACCGACTGGTTCGCCGTGAATGTTGATACCCAGGAAAGCGATCTCACCTCACTGCAAAGCGAAGACCTCAGAACCGAATTGATGCCCGGAATCGAGTTTCGTTACCTCACCGAATGGGAAGAAGCGGCAGCGAGCAACGGAGAACAGGTGCGTGTGATTTCGACCGGGACGGGCTTCTCGCGGTCACTGCTGTTCGCGGCCATGGCCTTGTTACTGGTCGAACAACTGATGGCGTGGAACTTTGTTGCCGGAGCCAGCCTGCTGCTCGCATTCGCAATGGGATCGTTAACATTGAATGCCTACCGGTGGGATTCCTGGATCGGTGCCGGGCTGGCGAGCGTCATCGCAATCAGTCTGGTGGCGTTGGCCCTGAAATTTCGCCCCGTCCTCCGCTCGGGCTGA
- the rlmB gene encoding 23S rRNA (guanosine(2251)-2'-O)-methyltransferase RlmB, producing the protein MKSARRPLLSNHNRCWIWGRNAVLETLRANYWTILELLYSDRCEEAALREAFDLAARFDVVITYVRDADITKQCRSEDHQGLAARMPPFPYGNVADLWKQLPENPVLVMLDRIQDSHNFGAIVRSVDVLGMHGVIVGTQEQSPVNSLVARSSAGAVNFVPIVQSESLTATAEELKERGFQIVGASDHATQPIYATDFRGPTVLIIGNEGRGIHPTLKSLCNHFVQIPVLGRVSSLNAAVSAGILFYEVLRQRRDGI; encoded by the coding sequence ATGAAATCTGCCCGTCGTCCACTGCTCTCCAATCACAATCGCTGCTGGATCTGGGGCCGAAATGCGGTTCTTGAGACATTGCGAGCGAACTACTGGACGATTCTCGAGTTGCTCTACAGTGACCGCTGCGAAGAAGCGGCACTGCGCGAGGCTTTTGATCTCGCCGCTCGGTTCGACGTGGTCATCACGTACGTCCGAGACGCCGACATCACGAAGCAGTGCCGGTCTGAAGACCATCAGGGGCTGGCGGCCCGGATGCCTCCCTTCCCTTATGGAAACGTGGCCGACCTCTGGAAGCAATTACCTGAAAATCCTGTCCTGGTGATGCTCGACCGCATCCAGGACTCACACAATTTCGGCGCGATCGTCCGTTCGGTCGATGTCTTGGGAATGCACGGCGTGATCGTTGGCACGCAGGAACAATCGCCCGTGAACAGTCTGGTGGCCCGTAGTTCCGCCGGCGCCGTGAACTTCGTCCCCATCGTTCAGTCTGAAAGCCTGACAGCGACTGCTGAAGAATTGAAGGAACGAGGCTTCCAGATCGTGGGTGCCTCTGACCACGCCACGCAGCCGATCTACGCGACGGATTTCCGCGGTCCCACCGTTCTGATCATTGGAAACGAAGGACGTGGAATTCATCCGACATTAAAATCGCTCTGCAATCACTTTGTGCAGATCCCCGTCCTGGGGCGAGTCAGCTCACTGAATGCGGCGGTGTCAGCCGGGATCTTGTTTTACGAGGTTCTGCGACAACGCCGCGATGGAATTTAA
- a CDS encoding 23S rRNA (guanosine(2251)-2'-O)-methyltransferase RlmB: MSLVLKNPHSVLAALKCRPHDVVDIRLPAGKPSPAWNEVIELARQHQIPIRTNLAEEPRRNAKEGKFERTGAAQATVRERNGLLVEELFAEASASPGLWLALDCLQDPHNVGALFRTASFYGIKGIILTRDRSAPLTATVYDVAAGGLEYVPFGEPTNMARAMNIAKAAGVWLLGASEHAEQDVSQIPRDRSWMLILGNEELGLRRLTLEKCDQVCKLTARGDVPSLNVSVAGGILMAELTRAV; this comes from the coding sequence ATGTCTCTGGTTTTGAAGAATCCACATAGCGTCCTCGCGGCACTCAAGTGCCGCCCGCACGATGTCGTGGATATCCGCCTCCCTGCCGGGAAGCCCTCCCCCGCCTGGAACGAAGTGATTGAACTGGCACGACAGCACCAGATTCCGATCCGTACAAACCTTGCCGAGGAACCTCGACGTAACGCGAAGGAAGGAAAGTTCGAGCGCACTGGCGCGGCGCAGGCCACCGTCCGCGAACGAAATGGACTGCTGGTCGAAGAACTGTTCGCCGAGGCCTCAGCCAGCCCCGGACTGTGGCTGGCACTCGATTGTCTGCAGGATCCGCACAACGTCGGTGCCCTGTTCCGCACGGCGTCGTTTTACGGAATCAAGGGAATCATCCTGACGCGGGACCGATCGGCCCCTCTGACGGCCACCGTTTATGATGTCGCCGCCGGTGGTCTGGAGTACGTCCCCTTCGGCGAACCGACCAACATGGCCCGCGCAATGAATATCGCCAAAGCGGCCGGGGTCTGGCTGCTCGGTGCATCCGAGCATGCGGAACAGGACGTCTCGCAGATCCCGCGTGACCGTTCGTGGATGCTCATTCTCGGTAATGAAGAACTCGGCCTGCGTCGATTGACCCTGGAAAAGTGCGACCAGGTCTGCAAGCTGACCGCACGGGGTGATGTCCCTTCGCTGAATGTTTCAGTGGCCGGGGGTATCCTGATGGCTGAACTGACGCGCGCGGTTTAA
- the holA gene encoding DNA polymerase III subunit delta, whose product MHAVEFLKQSSGDIAPVVVLSGGQRHLKQAAMANLRKRVIDDDETCLTRFPAKEATLQAVSDELHTVSMWGDRRLVVVDDADEFVTKNRAGLEKLVEKPARKSVLALVLDSFPKTTKLYKLVAAKGLEIECSELKGPQLQKWLQETAKETYGQSISRDTAALLVELVGDELGMLDSELAKLASYVGSKGKIEIEDVKSLVGGWRTETTWAMTDATRDNDLDFALTALDQLLTSGEPPMKLLGGISYTFKKYAVATDLSRTIALDQALRQAGVFPMAVNAGQSYLRRLGRTKAEQILQRLVQVDSGLKGANPLPERIQLERLLVELSGHDLS is encoded by the coding sequence ATGCATGCTGTTGAGTTTCTCAAACAATCCTCCGGTGACATCGCTCCTGTCGTCGTCCTGTCGGGTGGACAGCGGCATCTGAAACAAGCCGCGATGGCGAACTTACGGAAGCGCGTAATCGACGATGACGAGACCTGCCTGACCCGATTTCCCGCGAAAGAAGCGACACTGCAGGCCGTTTCGGACGAACTTCATACCGTCTCGATGTGGGGTGATCGCCGCCTGGTAGTCGTGGATGACGCAGACGAATTCGTCACCAAGAATCGTGCAGGTCTGGAGAAGCTGGTCGAAAAGCCGGCCAGAAAATCCGTTCTGGCTCTCGTTCTCGACTCTTTCCCAAAGACCACGAAGCTTTACAAACTGGTCGCTGCGAAGGGGCTGGAGATCGAGTGTTCCGAGCTGAAAGGCCCGCAACTGCAAAAATGGCTCCAGGAGACGGCCAAGGAGACGTACGGCCAATCGATTAGCCGGGACACCGCCGCATTGCTGGTCGAACTGGTGGGCGACGAACTGGGAATGCTGGATTCCGAGCTGGCGAAGCTGGCGTCGTATGTCGGGTCGAAAGGAAAGATCGAAATCGAGGATGTCAAATCGCTCGTCGGCGGATGGCGGACCGAGACGACCTGGGCCATGACCGACGCGACCCGCGACAATGATCTCGATTTCGCCCTGACCGCACTCGATCAGTTGCTCACGTCAGGTGAACCACCCATGAAGCTGCTGGGGGGAATCTCGTACACCTTCAAAAAGTACGCCGTCGCAACCGATCTTTCACGGACGATCGCTCTCGATCAGGCGCTGCGACAAGCAGGGGTCTTTCCGATGGCCGTGAATGCCGGTCAGTCCTACCTTCGCCGATTGGGCCGAACGAAGGCAGAGCAGATCCTGCAGCGACTGGTCCAGGTTGATTCGGGTCTGAAGGGCGCAAACCCTCTTCCCGAGCGGATTCAGCTCGAGCGTCTGCTGGTCGAGCTGTCCGGGCATGACCTTTCCTGA
- a CDS encoding beta-ketoacyl synthase: MDQRDSVCITGVGLTSSIGHGYEQFASSLLAGRSGIERVSAFEVTDHPSQIASLIGEIPCPEGYDEADFRSRLRIEQCGIWCVESALRDAGWDKRPEHLRIGLVLGMGAEWMQSWEMDYRRGGRRAFDPMEEPAGVTTKIHQLLNLNGPQLTISAACASGNWAISQGKRWLDLGWVDLCIAGACDIGVTPLSLAGFGNLRALSRKNDAPHGALRPFDRDRDGMVLGEGGAVFLLEKTSAAVKRGARRYAEVAGFGATSDAHHMVIPCPEPQQGIAAMRQALTNSKVEPHEIDYINAHATGTPVGDICEAKILQAVLGDEVSRVPISSTKSLTGHLLSAAAAIEAVTCLVSLEKQLIPPTVNLDNTDPECAMLHHVRNEPQEREIDVTVSNSFGFGGNNTCLVLKKAA; the protein is encoded by the coding sequence ATGGATCAGCGAGATTCGGTTTGTATTACGGGCGTCGGATTGACCTCCTCGATCGGTCACGGATACGAACAGTTCGCATCGAGTCTCCTGGCAGGTCGATCGGGGATCGAGCGTGTCTCGGCATTTGAGGTGACGGATCATCCGAGTCAGATTGCCAGTCTGATTGGCGAAATCCCTTGTCCGGAAGGGTATGACGAGGCCGATTTTCGTTCGCGACTGCGGATCGAACAGTGCGGCATCTGGTGTGTCGAATCGGCCTTGCGAGACGCGGGCTGGGACAAACGCCCCGAACATCTGCGGATCGGACTGGTCCTGGGAATGGGTGCCGAGTGGATGCAGAGCTGGGAGATGGATTACCGCCGCGGGGGCCGTCGCGCTTTCGATCCGATGGAAGAACCTGCCGGCGTCACGACGAAGATCCATCAACTGCTGAATTTGAATGGTCCTCAGTTAACAATCTCTGCTGCCTGTGCGAGCGGGAACTGGGCGATCTCGCAGGGGAAACGATGGCTCGACCTGGGCTGGGTCGATCTCTGCATTGCCGGAGCGTGTGACATCGGTGTCACCCCGCTCTCACTGGCTGGCTTCGGAAACCTGCGAGCATTGTCACGGAAGAATGATGCGCCTCACGGAGCCCTGCGTCCCTTTGACCGGGACCGCGACGGGATGGTCCTCGGAGAAGGGGGAGCGGTCTTCCTGCTGGAAAAGACCTCCGCCGCCGTGAAACGAGGGGCACGCCGTTATGCCGAAGTCGCCGGCTTTGGTGCCACCAGTGACGCCCATCACATGGTGATTCCCTGTCCTGAACCGCAGCAGGGAATCGCCGCCATGCGGCAGGCACTCACGAACTCCAAGGTGGAACCGCACGAGATTGATTACATCAATGCGCACGCCACAGGAACGCCGGTCGGCGATATCTGTGAAGCAAAAATTCTGCAGGCCGTCCTCGGCGACGAAGTCTCCCGAGTCCCGATCAGCTCGACCAAATCGCTGACCGGCCATCTGCTCAGTGCAGCGGCGGCCATTGAAGCCGTGACCTGCCTTGTCTCACTCGAAAAGCAGCTCATTCCGCCGACCGTTAATCTCGACAACACGGACCCCGAATGCGCGATGCTCCATCATGTCCGCAATGAACCACAGGAACGGGAGATTGATGTCACCGTCTCGAACTCGTTCGGGTTTGGCGGCAACAACACCTGCCTCGTTCTGAAGAAGGCTGCCTAG
- a CDS encoding DUF6134 family protein: protein MRQSNFYWSIVVLCVCGVAVETGAFAGEITPVSATISRSKPEPGEVREFEVRVDHKPVGTHLLTIKSVGDTQQVSFQTDVKIDVIVYAYTFKLEGKEVWREGRVETASVRCEDGGKKRSFTLKTDGCHQEIAFNGKPISCPSQCLMTTAYWRLPPQDVRDSTLTIVDVDNGRAQAATLEYVGTENITCAGRSLNCRHFKIDGPSPAQLWFDEQERLVCQKSIEQGHHMELRLKQIRVSKE, encoded by the coding sequence ATGCGACAGTCAAACTTTTATTGGTCAATTGTCGTCTTGTGTGTCTGTGGGGTGGCGGTCGAGACCGGGGCATTCGCTGGTGAGATCACTCCTGTTTCTGCGACGATCTCCCGGAGCAAGCCTGAACCCGGCGAAGTCCGTGAATTTGAAGTTCGCGTCGATCACAAGCCGGTCGGTACCCATCTGCTGACGATCAAGTCCGTCGGCGATACTCAGCAAGTTTCGTTTCAGACCGACGTCAAGATCGACGTCATTGTCTACGCCTACACCTTCAAGCTTGAGGGGAAAGAAGTCTGGCGGGAAGGACGCGTCGAAACGGCCAGTGTGCGGTGTGAAGATGGTGGCAAGAAACGCTCATTCACTCTCAAAACCGACGGCTGTCATCAGGAAATCGCTTTCAATGGAAAACCCATTTCCTGCCCTTCACAGTGTCTGATGACCACAGCGTACTGGAGGTTGCCACCTCAGGACGTTCGCGACAGCACGCTGACAATTGTTGACGTGGATAACGGTCGCGCTCAGGCGGCGACGCTCGAATATGTCGGCACTGAAAACATTACGTGTGCGGGCCGGTCGCTCAACTGCCGTCACTTCAAGATCGACGGGCCGTCGCCTGCGCAACTGTGGTTTGACGAGCAAGAGCGACTTGTCTGTCAGAAGTCGATCGAACAGGGGCACCACATGGAACTGCGGCTGAAACAGATTCGCGTGTCTAAAGAATAA
- a CDS encoding acyl carrier protein, with the protein MVTRDQIRETLLELFEAETGEPLDALSDDQHLAEQLGLDSVDMVSLIMQLERHFKIRLTHEELADAVYVGQLLDIVLEKANAPKEATGSDSGEPQRMAA; encoded by the coding sequence GTGGTTACACGCGACCAAATTCGTGAGACGCTGTTAGAGTTGTTTGAGGCTGAAACCGGCGAACCACTCGATGCGTTGTCGGATGACCAGCATCTCGCCGAACAACTCGGGCTCGATTCCGTCGACATGGTCAGCCTGATCATGCAACTGGAACGACACTTCAAGATCCGGCTGACACACGAAGAACTGGCAGACGCCGTCTACGTCGGTCAACTGCTGGACATCGTTCTTGAGAAAGCCAATGCACCGAAGGAAGCCACCGGCTCGGACTCGGGCGAACCTCAAAGAATGGCTGCGTAA
- a CDS encoding class I SAM-dependent methyltransferase, protein MSATVTPRGASPEAIRSHYDVANEFYELWLDPTLCYSCALWEGDEPDSALETAQLRKLDFHANQIRAKGAARVLDVGCGWGSLVRRLVETHGVQHATGLTLSDAQAAWSAQRPDPRVDIRIESWVDHQPDSPYDGIVSVGAFEHFAKADWDDDQRIAAYRAFFQRCHKWLKPGGRLSLQTISYGNVDVANVKEQPDTKFFFDVIFPESVLPTVSDIITASNGLFEVEILRNDREHYGRTCQIWYRTLVARKAEALKIVDQETYNRFVRYLKLSAFVFNASYTGLLRIGFRKWDESRMG, encoded by the coding sequence ATGTCGGCAACAGTCACACCGCGTGGTGCTTCTCCGGAAGCCATTCGAAGTCATTACGATGTTGCCAACGAGTTCTACGAGCTCTGGCTGGACCCCACCCTTTGCTATTCATGTGCCCTCTGGGAAGGTGACGAACCCGATTCTGCACTGGAAACAGCTCAGTTAAGAAAGCTGGACTTCCATGCAAATCAGATTCGAGCAAAAGGTGCAGCCCGGGTTCTCGATGTCGGTTGCGGATGGGGATCGCTTGTGCGACGCCTGGTCGAAACGCACGGCGTCCAGCATGCCACGGGTCTGACACTGAGCGATGCACAGGCCGCCTGGAGTGCCCAGCGGCCTGACCCGCGAGTCGACATCCGGATCGAAAGCTGGGTGGATCACCAGCCCGACTCCCCTTATGACGGGATCGTCTCCGTCGGTGCCTTCGAGCACTTTGCGAAAGCTGACTGGGACGACGATCAGCGAATCGCCGCCTATCGCGCCTTCTTCCAACGTTGCCACAAATGGCTGAAACCGGGTGGACGGCTTTCACTGCAGACGATTTCCTATGGAAACGTCGATGTGGCAAACGTCAAAGAACAGCCTGACACCAAGTTCTTCTTCGACGTCATCTTCCCCGAGTCGGTCTTGCCCACGGTCTCGGACATCATCACCGCCAGTAACGGTCTGTTCGAAGTGGAAATCCTTCGTAACGACCGCGAACACTACGGTCGCACCTGTCAGATCTGGTACCGCACGCTCGTCGCCCGCAAGGCCGAAGCACTCAAGATCGTCGACCAGGAAACATACAACCGGTTCGTGCGGTACCTGAAACTCAGTGCCTTCGTCTTCAACGCCAGCTACACCGGCCTGCTGCGAATCGGTTTTCGCAAGTGGGATGAATCACGCATGGGCTGA
- the argS gene encoding arginine--tRNA ligase — protein MDFLSELRSRLRASLASLTDSPESYVEMLKPSQDVKFGDFQANCAMPLAKQLKRPPRDVAAALVEKLDVLDLCEPPEIAGPGFINFRLKTERLAEETARLASDDRLGVAATTSPRTIIVDYSSPNVAKPMHVGHLRSTVIGNALCRVLRFLGHRVLSDNHVGDWGTQFGMIIYGYKNFRDDAAYQRDAVPELARLYRLVNQLSDYHEMVANLPKLVADVPVKEAAVTTTRQAAAANPADKDAARYAKRAEQELNDLKAEIASTEKKISAVAKDERLKSLAEAHQKIGELARRETAKLHAGDLENKQLWDEFVPKCMAALEVMYQRFGITFDMALGESWYNPMLAGIVEELKRANLAVVSEGATCVFVDGNEAPFIVQKADGAFTYATSDLATIRYRVDTLAADACLYVVDSRQSEHFQLLFATAKKMGYDKTEFRHVSFGTVLGEDRRPYKTRSGDTIGLESLLDEAIQNARKIVDENSSHLSEAERANVAVLVGMGAIIYVDLHHNRDSDYVFSWEKMLATTGDTATYNQYAYARVCGILRKGEVDVSALRQGGHPVILGTAAERALALQLNRFANAVADVAVDYRPNLLTQYLYDTANCFASFYNECPVLSAEPAELRTSRLLLCDATARVLKQGLDLLGIGVADQM, from the coding sequence ATGGATTTTCTGTCAGAGTTGCGGTCTCGCCTGCGGGCTTCCCTGGCGTCATTGACCGATTCGCCCGAATCGTATGTCGAGATGCTGAAGCCTTCTCAGGACGTGAAGTTTGGGGACTTTCAGGCAAATTGCGCGATGCCCCTGGCGAAGCAACTGAAGCGGCCTCCTCGCGATGTCGCTGCGGCTTTAGTCGAAAAACTGGACGTACTGGATCTTTGCGAGCCTCCCGAGATCGCCGGTCCCGGATTCATCAACTTCCGTCTGAAGACCGAACGGCTGGCGGAAGAGACGGCCAGACTGGCCAGCGACGATCGGCTGGGTGTGGCAGCGACGACGAGCCCGCGTACGATAATCGTTGATTACTCGTCTCCCAACGTCGCGAAGCCCATGCATGTCGGCCACCTGCGAAGCACGGTGATCGGGAATGCTCTCTGCCGAGTGTTGCGATTCCTGGGGCACCGCGTCCTCTCAGACAACCACGTCGGGGACTGGGGGACCCAGTTCGGGATGATTATTTACGGGTACAAGAACTTCCGCGACGATGCCGCCTACCAGCGTGATGCCGTGCCGGAACTGGCCCGGCTCTACCGTCTGGTCAATCAGCTCTCCGACTACCACGAAATGGTGGCGAATCTGCCGAAACTGGTCGCGGACGTGCCCGTGAAAGAAGCCGCTGTTACGACGACTCGTCAGGCTGCTGCGGCCAATCCTGCAGACAAAGATGCGGCCCGGTACGCCAAGAGAGCCGAGCAGGAGTTGAATGATCTCAAAGCCGAGATCGCTTCGACCGAAAAGAAGATAAGCGCTGTGGCGAAGGATGAGCGTCTGAAATCTCTCGCAGAGGCCCATCAGAAGATTGGCGAACTGGCCCGGCGGGAAACCGCCAAGCTGCATGCAGGCGATCTCGAGAATAAACAGCTCTGGGACGAATTCGTCCCCAAGTGCATGGCCGCCCTGGAAGTGATGTATCAGCGGTTTGGTATCACCTTTGATATGGCACTGGGGGAAAGCTGGTACAACCCGATGCTCGCGGGGATTGTTGAGGAGCTGAAGCGAGCCAATCTTGCCGTGGTTAGCGAGGGGGCAACATGCGTCTTTGTCGACGGCAATGAGGCTCCGTTCATCGTTCAAAAGGCGGATGGTGCGTTTACTTACGCGACCAGCGATCTGGCAACGATCCGCTACCGCGTCGATACCCTGGCCGCCGATGCCTGCCTGTACGTCGTCGATTCTCGCCAGAGCGAGCATTTCCAACTGCTATTCGCGACCGCGAAGAAGATGGGCTACGACAAGACCGAGTTCCGGCATGTCAGCTTTGGTACCGTGCTGGGTGAAGACCGCCGTCCGTACAAAACTCGTTCAGGCGATACGATTGGACTGGAAAGTCTCCTGGACGAAGCGATCCAGAACGCTCGCAAGATCGTCGATGAGAACAGTTCACACCTGTCTGAGGCAGAACGGGCGAATGTCGCGGTGCTCGTCGGGATGGGAGCGATCATTTACGTCGACCTGCATCACAACCGTGACAGTGACTACGTCTTCAGTTGGGAGAAGATGCTGGCCACCACGGGGGATACTGCCACGTATAACCAGTACGCCTACGCACGCGTCTGCGGGATTCTGCGGAAGGGTGAAGTGGATGTCTCGGCCTTACGGCAGGGGGGACACCCGGTCATTCTGGGGACGGCCGCAGAACGGGCGCTCGCTCTGCAGCTCAATCGCTTTGCCAACGCGGTGGCCGATGTGGCGGTCGATTACCGTCCGAACCTGCTGACACAGTACCTGTACGACACGGCAAACTGTTTCGCGTCGTTCTATAACGAGTGTCCCGTGCTGAGTGCCGAGCCGGCCGAACTGCGAACCAGTCGGCTTCTCTTGTGCGACGCGACGGCCCGAGTTCTCAAGCAGGGACTTGACCTGTTGGGGATTGGTGTGGCGGATCAGATGTAA